From Pandoraea norimbergensis, the proteins below share one genomic window:
- a CDS encoding LutC/YkgG family protein, producing MDTTDARNRIFARIRNAQHRPDAARENEQAAAEDYLARHPQGPRPAMPDDLVATFIGKAEALSTTIARVQAMQDVPAAAAQYLQANGLVTQAVAWPTLRELDWAGVGCHVEYRKPLGEDLVGITGCFCAVAETGALMMMSGPETFASATLLPETHIAVVPASRIVAGHEDAFGLMRTERGQLSRATNFIAGPSRTADIEQTLVLGAHGPYRVHVIIVDGA from the coding sequence ATGGATACCACCGACGCCCGCAATCGCATCTTCGCCCGTATTCGCAACGCCCAGCATCGCCCTGATGCGGCGCGCGAGAACGAGCAGGCGGCGGCCGAGGACTATCTGGCGCGTCATCCGCAAGGGCCGCGCCCGGCGATGCCGGACGATCTCGTTGCCACGTTCATCGGCAAGGCCGAAGCGCTCTCGACCACGATTGCCCGCGTGCAGGCAATGCAGGATGTGCCGGCCGCTGCCGCGCAGTACCTGCAAGCGAACGGGCTCGTGACGCAAGCGGTTGCGTGGCCGACGTTGCGAGAACTGGATTGGGCGGGCGTCGGTTGCCACGTCGAATATCGCAAGCCGCTCGGTGAAGATCTCGTCGGCATTACCGGCTGCTTCTGCGCGGTGGCGGAAACGGGCGCACTGATGATGATGTCCGGCCCGGAGACATTTGCTTCGGCGACGTTGCTGCCCGAGACGCACATCGCTGTCGTGCCGGCCTCGCGCATCGTCGCGGGCCACGAAGATGCCTTCGGGCTGATGCGCACCGAGCGTGGGCAACTCTCGCGCGCGACCAATTTCATCGCCGGGCCGTCGCGTACGGCCGACATCGAACAGACGCTGGTGCTGGGTGCGCATGGCCCGTACCGCGTTCACGTCATCATCGTCGACGGCGCCTGA
- the pncB gene encoding nicotinate phosphoribosyltransferase, with the protein MIITSLLDTDLYKFTMMQVVLHHFPAAQVEYRFKCRTEGVDLTPYVDEIRDEIRLLCGLRFTESELSYLGAMRFIKSDFIDFLDLFHLNEKYVTVQPSPKGNGEIDITIQGPWLHTILFEIPVLAIVNEVYFRNTQRVPAYEEGRQRLRDKIRMLAEPVDYRDCKIADYGTRRRFSKEWHEEVILTLREELGEQFAGTSNVYYASKLGLTPLGTMAHEYLQACQALGPRLRDSQIFGFETWAKEYRGDLGIALSDVYGMSAFLRDFDMYFCKLFDGARHDSGDPFAWGERLLQHYSENRVDAHTKTMIFSDGLDIPKVLQLFERFRDRCKLAFGVGTNLTNDLGYQPLQIVIKMVRCNGQPVAKLSDSPGKNMCDDDAYLAYLRQVFEIAPEPAPSRG; encoded by the coding sequence ATGATCATCACGTCGCTGCTCGATACCGATCTCTACAAATTCACGATGATGCAGGTTGTGCTGCATCACTTTCCTGCGGCGCAGGTGGAATACCGCTTCAAGTGCCGCACGGAGGGCGTTGACCTCACGCCCTACGTCGACGAGATTCGCGACGAAATCCGGTTGCTGTGCGGCCTGCGGTTCACGGAGTCGGAGCTGAGTTATCTCGGCGCCATGCGCTTCATCAAGAGCGACTTCATCGATTTCCTCGATCTCTTTCACCTCAACGAGAAGTACGTCACCGTGCAGCCCTCGCCCAAGGGCAACGGCGAGATCGACATCACGATTCAGGGGCCGTGGCTGCACACGATCCTGTTTGAAATTCCGGTGCTCGCGATCGTCAACGAAGTGTATTTCCGCAATACCCAGCGTGTGCCTGCCTATGAAGAAGGACGTCAGCGCCTGCGCGACAAAATTCGCATGCTGGCCGAGCCGGTGGACTATCGCGATTGCAAAATTGCCGATTACGGCACGCGCCGCCGCTTCTCCAAGGAGTGGCACGAGGAAGTCATTCTCACGTTGCGCGAGGAATTGGGCGAACAGTTCGCGGGCACGAGCAACGTCTACTACGCATCGAAATTGGGGCTGACGCCGCTGGGCACGATGGCGCATGAGTATCTTCAGGCGTGTCAGGCATTGGGGCCACGTCTGCGCGACTCGCAGATCTTCGGGTTCGAGACGTGGGCCAAGGAATATCGCGGCGACCTTGGAATTGCGCTCTCCGACGTGTACGGCATGTCGGCGTTTCTGCGCGATTTCGACATGTACTTCTGCAAGCTCTTCGATGGAGCGCGTCACGACTCGGGCGATCCGTTCGCGTGGGGCGAGCGCCTGTTGCAGCATTACAGCGAGAACCGCGTCGATGCGCATACCAAGACGATGATTTTCTCGGACGGACTCGACATCCCCAAGGTGCTGCAATTGTTCGAACGCTTTCGCGATCGCTGCAAGCTGGCGTTCGGCGTCGGCACGAACCTCACCAACGACCTCGGTTATCAGCCGTTGCAGATCGTCATCAAGATGGTGCGCTGCAATGGTCAGCCGGTGGCCAAGCTGTCGGATTCGCCGGGCAAGAACATGTGCGACGACGACGCGTATCTGGCCTATCTGCGCCAGGTGTTCGAGATTGCACCGGAGCCGGCGCCCAGCCGGGGCTGA
- the fdxA gene encoding ferredoxin FdxA, translated as MTHVVTENCIKCRYTDCVDVCPVDCFREGPNFLAIDPDECIDCAVCVAECPANAIYAEEDVPGDQQEFIALNAELSPLWPSITKTKAPLADADQWKDVADKLKLLER; from the coding sequence ATGACCCACGTTGTCACCGAAAACTGCATCAAGTGTCGATACACGGATTGTGTCGACGTTTGTCCCGTCGATTGCTTCCGCGAAGGCCCGAACTTTCTGGCCATCGATCCGGACGAGTGCATCGATTGCGCGGTCTGTGTGGCCGAGTGTCCGGCAAACGCCATCTACGCTGAAGAGGACGTCCCGGGCGATCAACAGGAATTCATCGCGCTGAACGCCGAACTCTCGCCGCTGTGGCCGAGCATCACGAAGACCAAGGCCCCGCTGGCCGATGCCGATCAGTGGAAAGACGTCGCCGACAAGCTCAAGCTGTTGGAGCGCTAA
- the oxlT gene encoding oxalate/formate MFS antiporter codes for MQAAAQPEEKTSFLGGRWSQLVIGIICMGLVANLQYSWTLFVEPMEAKNHWGIAAIQVAFSIFIVVETWLVPIEGWLVDRFGPRPVVAGGAICVALSWIMYSYATTLTVLYTAAVIAGIGAGCVYGTCVGNALKWFPDKRGLAAGLTAAGFGAGAALTVIPIANMIRESGYEAAFFNFGIVQGVAIFILALLMVKPRAPKGVTVSRRNLATKVDYTSGQMIRTPVFWVIYVCFVAVAAGGLMATAQIGPIAKDYGIASMPMTLFGATLPLLTMTLSIDNLCNGFTRPLCGFVSDKIGRENAMFIIFLGEGVAMLGLMHFGQNPYMFVFFAAMTFLCWGEIFSIFPALCADTFGGKNAASNAGTLYTAKGTAALLVPLASVLAVGGHWDRVFIAAAVISIAAAIAAKFLLQPMRRRWIESVNSPETLSSHVPPIGAPASE; via the coding sequence ATGCAAGCAGCTGCGCAACCGGAGGAGAAAACCTCTTTTCTGGGAGGGCGCTGGTCACAACTGGTGATCGGCATCATCTGTATGGGCCTGGTGGCCAATCTGCAATATTCGTGGACGCTGTTCGTCGAGCCGATGGAGGCCAAGAACCATTGGGGCATCGCGGCGATTCAGGTCGCATTCTCGATCTTCATCGTGGTGGAAACCTGGCTCGTGCCGATCGAAGGCTGGCTCGTCGATCGCTTCGGGCCCCGTCCGGTCGTTGCGGGCGGCGCTATCTGCGTAGCGCTCTCGTGGATCATGTACTCGTACGCCACGACGCTGACCGTGCTTTATACGGCGGCCGTCATCGCCGGTATCGGCGCCGGTTGCGTGTACGGCACTTGCGTGGGTAACGCTCTCAAGTGGTTCCCGGACAAGCGCGGTCTGGCGGCTGGCCTCACGGCGGCCGGCTTCGGTGCGGGCGCGGCGCTGACGGTGATTCCGATTGCGAACATGATTCGCGAGTCGGGCTACGAAGCGGCGTTCTTCAACTTCGGCATCGTGCAAGGCGTGGCGATCTTCATCCTCGCGCTGCTGATGGTCAAGCCGCGTGCACCGAAGGGTGTCACCGTGTCGCGCCGCAATCTGGCGACCAAGGTCGACTACACCTCGGGTCAGATGATTCGCACGCCGGTGTTCTGGGTGATCTATGTGTGCTTCGTGGCAGTGGCCGCAGGCGGCCTGATGGCCACGGCGCAGATCGGCCCGATCGCGAAGGACTACGGCATTGCTTCGATGCCGATGACGCTCTTCGGTGCGACCTTGCCGCTGCTCACGATGACGCTGTCGATCGACAATCTTTGCAACGGCTTTACGCGTCCGCTGTGTGGTTTCGTGTCGGACAAGATCGGTCGTGAAAACGCGATGTTCATCATCTTCCTCGGTGAAGGGGTGGCGATGCTGGGCCTGATGCACTTCGGTCAGAACCCGTACATGTTCGTGTTCTTCGCTGCGATGACGTTCCTGTGCTGGGGCGAGATCTTCTCGATCTTCCCGGCGCTGTGTGCAGACACGTTCGGTGGCAAGAATGCCGCGTCGAACGCCGGTACGCTGTACACCGCAAAGGGAACGGCTGCGCTGCTGGTGCCGCTTGCGTCGGTGCTCGCCGTGGGTGGTCACTGGGACCGTGTGTTCATCGCCGCTGCCGTGATCAGTATCGCGGCCGCCATTGCGGCGAAGTTCCTGCTCCAGCCGATGCGCCGTCGCTGGATCGAGAGCGTGAACAGTCCGGAAACGCTCAGTTCGCACGTGCCGCCGATCGGGGCACCCGCCAGCGAGTAA
- a CDS encoding FadR/GntR family transcriptional regulator yields the protein MSTVSNSDIPGAVASFAPVTPPPRLRLSDMVYEQLETMVVEGRLAPGSALPSERDLAQQMGVSRPSLREALLRLESRGLIVGRAGGGYLVANASQPLLAEPLSQLMSRHSKTVDDVLEMREVLEAKAVELAAERATPEDIARLAQALEALEVAFAAGRDGLDGQNGDARGASLLTRVPELDAHFHLALAEATHNLVLVHLMHAIFELLRGSVVDNYRAIVGHGADLAELIDQHRRIFNAVASHDAASAQRSLREHLAFIRDNSGDTDAV from the coding sequence ATGTCTACCGTATCCAACAGCGATATTCCGGGTGCCGTCGCGAGCTTTGCGCCGGTCACGCCGCCGCCGCGTCTGCGGCTCTCCGACATGGTCTACGAGCAACTGGAGACGATGGTCGTTGAAGGGCGACTCGCGCCCGGTTCGGCACTGCCGTCGGAGCGCGATCTGGCCCAGCAGATGGGGGTTTCGCGGCCTTCGTTGCGCGAGGCGCTGCTGCGTCTGGAGTCGCGCGGGCTGATCGTCGGGCGCGCCGGGGGCGGGTATCTGGTCGCCAATGCCAGCCAGCCACTGCTCGCTGAACCGCTCTCGCAACTGATGTCGCGGCACAGCAAGACGGTCGACGACGTGCTGGAAATGCGAGAAGTGCTCGAAGCCAAGGCCGTCGAGCTGGCGGCCGAGCGTGCCACGCCCGAGGACATTGCGCGGCTGGCGCAGGCCCTCGAAGCGCTGGAGGTGGCTTTTGCGGCAGGGCGGGACGGCCTTGACGGGCAAAACGGGGACGCTCGTGGCGCGTCGCTGCTGACGCGGGTGCCCGAACTCGATGCCCATTTCCATCTCGCGCTTGCGGAAGCCACGCACAACCTTGTGCTGGTTCACCTGATGCACGCCATCTTCGAACTGCTGCGCGGCTCGGTCGTGGATAACTACCGCGCCATCGTCGGTCACGGCGCCGATCTGGCCGAACTGATCGATCAGCATCGCCGCATCTTCAACGCCGTGGCGTCACACGATGCGGCCAGCGCGCAGCGCTCGCTGCGCGAACACCTCGCCTTCATCCGCGACAACTCGGGCGACACCGACGCCGTCTGA
- a CDS encoding FAD-linked oxidase C-terminal domain-containing protein: MASNPQPTRSPPASAGPVAPDALLRDTPPTGTAGAANAAGLPALPIVSAEPVFPAVDEPQRAARLAALRAAVPDALWLTDREQITPYECDGLAAYRRLPLAVVLPSDEDQVCRILRACREHQVPVVPRGAGTGLSGGAMPITDGIVLSLAKFKRILEVDAYARTATVQPGVRNLAVSEAAAPYGLYYAPDPSSQIACTIGGNVSENSGGVHCLKYGLTVHNVLRVRAVTMDGDVVEFGSHALDSPGLDLLSVFIGSEGMFCVVTEITVKLVPKPQVAQVVMASFDDVEAGGNAVAAIIAAGIIPAGLEMMDKPATQAVEEFVHAGYDLNAAAILLSESDGTAEEVAEEIARVSAVLRASGATRIQVSTSEAERLRFWSGRKNAFPAAGRISPDYYCMDGTIPRRTIGTLLKRIEAMEVQYGLRCINVFHAGDGNMHPLILFNGNDLDEWHRAEAFGSDILEACVELGGTVTGEHGVGIEKINSMCVQFSPEERDAFFAIKRAFDPAGLLNADKAIPTRARCAEYGKMHVRNGLLPHPDLPRF; encoded by the coding sequence ATGGCTTCGAATCCTCAACCGACACGCAGCCCGCCCGCCTCGGCCGGACCTGTGGCGCCGGACGCCCTGCTGCGCGACACGCCCCCGACCGGCACTGCCGGCGCCGCCAACGCCGCCGGCTTGCCAGCCTTGCCAATCGTGTCGGCTGAACCTGTCTTCCCGGCAGTCGACGAGCCCCAGCGCGCGGCCAGACTTGCGGCCTTGCGCGCCGCCGTCCCCGACGCCCTGTGGCTCACCGACCGTGAACAGATCACGCCCTATGAGTGCGACGGTCTGGCGGCCTACCGCCGCTTGCCACTGGCCGTGGTCCTGCCGTCGGACGAAGATCAGGTGTGCCGCATTTTGCGCGCCTGCCGCGAGCATCAGGTCCCGGTCGTGCCACGGGGCGCGGGCACCGGATTGTCGGGCGGTGCGATGCCGATTACCGACGGCATCGTGCTCTCGCTGGCGAAGTTCAAACGCATTCTCGAAGTCGACGCGTACGCGCGCACGGCCACCGTGCAGCCCGGCGTACGCAACCTCGCCGTGTCAGAAGCCGCCGCGCCTTATGGCTTGTACTACGCCCCCGATCCTTCCTCGCAGATCGCCTGCACGATCGGCGGCAATGTCTCCGAGAACTCCGGCGGCGTGCACTGTCTGAAATACGGCCTCACCGTGCACAACGTATTGCGCGTACGTGCCGTGACGATGGATGGCGATGTCGTGGAATTCGGCTCGCACGCGCTCGATTCGCCCGGCCTCGATCTGCTCTCCGTATTTATCGGGAGCGAAGGCATGTTCTGCGTCGTGACCGAAATCACCGTCAAGCTCGTGCCGAAACCGCAAGTGGCGCAAGTCGTCATGGCGAGTTTCGATGACGTGGAAGCGGGCGGCAACGCCGTAGCAGCGATCATTGCGGCGGGCATCATCCCGGCGGGTCTCGAAATGATGGATAAGCCCGCGACGCAGGCCGTCGAAGAGTTCGTCCACGCGGGCTACGATCTGAATGCCGCCGCCATCCTGCTGAGTGAATCCGACGGTACTGCGGAAGAAGTCGCCGAAGAAATCGCGCGTGTCTCGGCGGTGCTGCGCGCCTCGGGGGCTACGCGCATTCAGGTGTCGACGTCCGAAGCCGAACGCCTGCGGTTCTGGTCAGGGCGCAAGAATGCCTTCCCCGCGGCAGGGCGCATTTCGCCCGACTACTACTGCATGGACGGCACGATTCCGCGCCGCACGATCGGCACGCTGCTCAAGCGTATCGAAGCGATGGAAGTGCAATACGGCTTGCGCTGCATCAACGTCTTCCATGCGGGCGACGGCAACATGCATCCGCTGATTCTGTTCAACGGCAACGATCTCGACGAATGGCATCGCGCCGAAGCGTTTGGCAGCGACATTCTCGAAGCCTGCGTCGAACTGGGCGGCACGGTCACCGGCGAGCACGGTGTCGGTATCGAAAAAATCAATTCCATGTGCGTGCAGTTCTCGCCGGAAGAGCGCGATGCGTTCTTCGCGATCAAGCGCGCCTTCGACCCTGCCGGGCTGCTCAACGCCGACAAGGCAATCCCCACGCGCGCGCGCTGCGCCGAGTACGGCAAGATGCACGTGCGTAACGGCCTGTTGCCGCACCCTGATTTGCCGAGGTTCTGA
- the glcE gene encoding glycolate oxidase subunit GlcE has product MSQAPTISPLATEVSGAPAAPAVQDTQAARHAAQALDAIRARVLAATAAGTPLDIHGGNTKRWYGQLPSGERLDMRAYAGIVSYDPAELVITARAGTPLADIEAALAEKGQILPFEPPHFGPGATLGGCIAAGLAGPRRPHVGAPRDFVLGAVVMNGQGQVLHFGGQVMKNVAGYDVSRVLAGALGTLGVLLELSIKVLPQPVAEATLRYAMPQAQAIDQLNRWGGQPLPLMGSAWHDGVLSVRLGGAAAAIDAARTAMGGDLIDVIEAQQFWQSLREQTHAFFARSPIAAQGEALWRLSVPPTTPPLAHGDEHLIEWGGAQRWWITPRSAAEVRAIAAATGGHATLFRHGDKSAGVFTAQPAAIQAIGERLQQAFDPSRIFNRHRLYC; this is encoded by the coding sequence ATGTCACAGGCCCCTACGATTTCCCCTCTCGCCACTGAAGTGTCGGGCGCACCGGCCGCACCGGCTGTTCAAGACACGCAAGCCGCTCGCCATGCGGCGCAGGCACTCGACGCCATACGCGCGCGCGTGCTCGCGGCCACCGCTGCGGGTACACCGCTAGACATTCACGGTGGCAACACCAAGCGCTGGTACGGTCAACTGCCGTCGGGCGAACGGCTCGACATGCGTGCCTATGCGGGCATCGTCTCGTACGACCCGGCTGAGCTCGTCATTACCGCGCGCGCCGGTACGCCGCTCGCCGACATCGAAGCCGCGCTCGCGGAGAAGGGCCAGATCCTGCCCTTCGAGCCGCCGCACTTCGGCCCGGGCGCGACACTCGGCGGTTGCATCGCCGCCGGTCTGGCAGGCCCCCGCCGCCCGCACGTGGGCGCACCGCGCGACTTCGTGCTGGGAGCCGTGGTGATGAACGGGCAAGGACAGGTGTTGCACTTCGGCGGACAGGTCATGAAGAACGTGGCCGGCTACGACGTCTCGCGCGTGCTCGCCGGTGCACTCGGCACCCTTGGCGTGTTGCTCGAACTCTCCATCAAGGTGCTGCCGCAACCGGTGGCCGAAGCCACGTTGCGCTATGCCATGCCGCAAGCGCAGGCCATTGATCAACTCAACCGTTGGGGTGGCCAACCGCTGCCGCTGATGGGCTCGGCATGGCATGACGGCGTGCTCAGCGTGCGTCTGGGCGGCGCGGCGGCCGCCATCGATGCCGCGCGCACGGCCATGGGCGGCGATCTGATCGACGTGATCGAAGCGCAGCAGTTTTGGCAATCGTTACGCGAACAGACACACGCGTTCTTCGCACGCTCGCCGATTGCCGCGCAGGGCGAAGCGCTCTGGCGTTTGTCGGTGCCGCCGACCACGCCGCCGCTCGCGCATGGCGATGAGCATCTGATCGAATGGGGTGGTGCGCAACGGTGGTGGATTACACCGCGCAGCGCCGCCGAAGTGCGCGCCATTGCCGCAGCGACAGGCGGGCATGCTACGCTGTTCCGCCACGGCGACAAGTCGGCCGGCGTGTTCACCGCACAACCGGCCGCAATACAAGCCATCGGCGAGCGCTTGCAGCAAGCTTTCGATCCGAGCCGCATCTTCAACCGCCACCGGCTGTACTGCTAA